In the Desulfitobacterium hafniense DCB-2 genome, GGCGGCCCGGATAAATGGTATCATTCCGATACCACCGGCCGTCTGGCTACCATCCTCGCCGGCCTCACCGGAAATATCGGCCGTGTGGGAGGCGGAGTCGGGCAAGGCACTCAGCATGTAACCTGCTGGTCCTGGGTCACCGCTATGGGCAGCTGGGATTTGCCGCCGGAGTTTGCTCCAGCCCCGGCTGAAGTGCCTTTTAGTGACATTCCTACGGCTTCCACCTCCATCAAGGCTTTCTTTTTTCAGGGAAATATGCTCCATCAGATGATACCTGATTACAATACATCCTTAAAATGGGCCGACTCCCTGGAATTTATCGCTGTGGTGGACAACCAGCATTGTGACAGCGTCAATTACGCCGATATTGTCCTGCCGGCCTGCTCAAGTTTTGAATCGGAGTATGACATCGCTTATTTGATCAATGAGCGGAATCACATTCTGCTCCAGCAAAAAGTCATTGAACCCTTATTTGAAAGCAAATCCGATTTTCAAATTGAAAAGGAACTGGCTCAAAAGCTGGGCCTTGACCAATATCTGCCTGAGACACCGGAAGATTATGTGCGGGCGCTCTTGAACTCACCGGACCCGGCCCTCCAGGGAATCACGGTGGAAGCGCTGAAAGCCAATCAATGCATCATGAGGCTGAATGTTCCTGATCAGCCTTACGTAGCCTATCTTGACCGGGTATTCGGTACTGAGTCCACCAAACTGGAGTTTTACAATGAATTATTCCTGGAAGACCATTGCGCTTTCCCCGTGTGGGAGGAACCCAACGAAGCGTCGCCGGCCAATCCCCTCTATCAAAAATATCCCCTCATGTTAGGTTCACCCCATGCTCGTTTCCGTGCCCATTCCACATTCTCCAATGCTCGCTGGCTGTTGCAGATTAATAATGAACCTCTTGTCCGGATTAATCCCATCGACGCCCAGGCCCGGGGAATTCAAAATAAAGAGTTTGTGGAAGTGTTTAATGACCGGGGAAGCTTCCAGTGCCGCTGCCAGATCGTCAATGATATGCGCCCGGGAATGGTTCAGCTTTCCGAAGGATGGTGGTCCCGCTATTTCCAAAAAGGAGACTTGCAGGAAGTCACCAATCCCAACAAAAATCCCCGCGGCAAGAAGCTGCTCTATGGTCCGATTGTTGCTTTTCTGGATACCTTGGTCGAAGTGAAGAAAGTGGAGGGTTAAGCGCATGGCTAAACTGGGAATAACCATAGATCAGAGTCGCTGTGTGGGGTGCAATACCTGTGCAGTGGCCTGCAAAATGCAAAATAATGTCCCCATGGGCATGCTCTGGAACCGGGTGCTCACCGAAAGCGGCGAAGGCCTGGACAGTGCGGAAGGGGAGTATCCTCATCTGACGAAAAACTGGCTGACCGTGGCCTGCCAGCATTGTGAAAATGCCCCTTGCGTCAAAGTCTGCCCGGTAGGGGCAACCTATAAGGCGGAGGACGGCAGGGTCTTGATCAACTATGACCGCTGTATCGGCTGCCGTTACTGCATGGCCGCCTGCCCCTACAATGCCAGGGTGTTCAACTGGCAGAGGCCGGTTCGTCAGCCTGATTTCAGTTGCGGGGACGCCCCCGTCCGGCCGTCAGGTGTTGTGGAAAAGTGCTCCATGTGCAAAGAGCGGA is a window encoding:
- a CDS encoding 4Fe-4S dicluster domain-containing protein encodes the protein MAKLGITIDQSRCVGCNTCAVACKMQNNVPMGMLWNRVLTESGEGLDSAEGEYPHLTKNWLTVACQHCENAPCVKVCPVGATYKAEDGRVLINYDRCIGCRYCMAACPYNARVFNWQRPVRQPDFSCGDAPVRPSGVVEKCSMCKERTDQGLEPLCVVVCPAKARKFGNLDDLNSPVSQAIRGKNSYRLLEELGTKPQVYYLR